In Candidatus Methylarchaceae archaeon HK02M2, a single window of DNA contains:
- a CDS encoding AAA family ATPase, whose translation MGQTVQIVLPPKYVEKKIVNVKVSPMGYFLNDNEKRSLFGLIKKGVKKAYLNEKLVEVTSSYKDVDEDNMALVPDISYDVPDNLKSMVPANIPTFFDFKNLWQKSLFALQVIGQAVLIGEKGVGKNHLCLSMAQEFSLPVYDISGSRNLTEYDLVGHYEMRCNETAWVSGLLPIWCRHGGLLILDELSLARSSVLARIHSVFDFRRYLIIKEHQNERVDRHPHAFAIITLNPPKGEYLGTQHLNIAFLDRFQMIEVPESSFDEKKKIIKMRGKLHDEIFTESLIEIAEKINGEYKEGNLRDFISLRNLIDCCNLIANGLGKKDAVEISIINRFTDEEEKTRVEEICSILIE comes from the coding sequence GTGGGTCAGACGGTCCAGATAGTGCTCCCACCAAAATATGTAGAAAAAAAAATAGTGAACGTAAAAGTATCTCCCATGGGTTACTTTTTAAATGATAATGAAAAAAGATCACTTTTTGGTTTAATTAAAAAAGGAGTTAAAAAAGCATATCTAAATGAAAAATTAGTCGAAGTCACATCTAGCTACAAAGATGTAGATGAGGATAATATGGCCCTTGTCCCCGATATAAGCTATGACGTCCCTGACAACTTGAAATCGATGGTTCCTGCTAACATACCGACATTTTTCGACTTTAAGAATCTCTGGCAGAAGTCTCTTTTTGCACTCCAAGTCATCGGACAAGCAGTACTGATCGGAGAGAAGGGTGTTGGTAAAAACCACCTCTGCTTATCTATGGCCCAAGAATTCTCCCTACCTGTCTATGATATTAGTGGATCAAGAAATCTGACAGAATACGATCTTGTTGGACATTATGAAATGAGATGTAATGAGACCGCATGGGTTAGTGGGCTCTTACCAATCTGGTGTAGACATGGTGGTTTATTGATACTCGACGAGCTCTCATTAGCAAGGTCGAGTGTTCTCGCAAGAATTCACTCTGTTTTCGACTTTCGACGTTACTTGATCATCAAGGAGCACCAGAATGAGAGAGTCGATAGGCATCCACACGCTTTCGCTATAATAACCCTTAACCCACCAAAGGGAGAGTACCTTGGCACACAACATCTTAACATCGCCTTTTTAGATAGATTCCAGATGATTGAAGTACCTGAGTCGTCCTTTGATGAGAAGAAGAAGATCATAAAGATGAGAGGCAAATTACACGATGAAATATTTACTGAAAGTCTCATCGAGATTGCTGAAAAAATAAATGGTGAATATAAGGAGGGTAACTTGCGTGATTTTATCAGCCTCCGGAACCTTATAGATTGTTGCAACCTTATAGCAAATGGTCTCGGCAAAAAAGATGCTGTGGAAATTTCCATAATCAATCGTTTTACCGATGAAGAAGAGAAGACCCGTGTTGAGGAGATCTGCTCAATATTGATTGAATGA